TCCGTGCGAgtgttttcgtgtgtgtatgggggGGCAGGGGCGTATATGATGGACGAAACGTGCGCGACTACACGCTTATGAATGGACCGTTATGTGGCACCTCTGGTAAAGAGGAAAGTAACAGCCATGAGTTGGGGAAGTGGGAGGATGCCACGCCATTGGCTTCTGCTTCTGTTGGCTCCGCTCACCTAGCATGCAATCTCAATCTGTGAGCACTCGCTGTCCGCCGGCTTGGGCGCATCACAGCTGCTGTACCCTTCACACATTGCGAATCTGCGGGTGCGTCTGCTGAGCTACCGTCCCATTGGCGATGGCAggtatgcgtgtgctcgtgcaCGCATATTGGGAGGCGTTCCTCAGTGCCTACccgtgtatgcgtgcacaCGTCGCGGTGTCTGTGCTGATAGGCACACGCACtactctctttctccctccatTTAGTCCTTCTTGAGATGCTCTTGAGCACGTGGACGATAGACAGTCCGTCTCACTGCGTGAATGTGCAGGCGACCCACACCTGGAAAACGaagtgagagagggggtggacGAGAAACGCGCCCACCAGTGCGCACGCAAAGACGCCGCTTCGTCGACACCGACGGAGAGCAGATCCGAGAGGTTTAGGAAGGTCATCCTCACCAACAAGTGCTgagaacaagaaaaaagaaggccgTCCCTGATACGTAGCACCAAGGTGCACAGCACCCCCACGCGCCCGGTCACCCGCTcagacacacgtgcacgcatcGAAGAGAATTGgcggaaggaggaggagggcacgcACATGGGAAGCAGCACTGTAGATGGGCTTATGAATCAGTGAGTGCTGCGtgggaggagcaggaggctCGCAGTGAGAGGGCGAAGGCCAAGAAAGAGGTGACACAACACAAGTAGAGTGCAATAAACGTCAAACAAGATAAACCTGGGAAAACATACGCAGTTGGTTCGTCAGAGATGAGTAGGCGGAGGGAAGGTCTCAGCGACAGACGCTCCTGGCTCGACGGAAGTAAGACACCTGAAAGAcatgcgcgtctgtgtgagggagagagaaataGAGAAATAGAGAGAGATACAACGGAAAAAtgaaaaggggggagggagggcgaggaagcACCACAGGAATGGCATTCCGACAGAAAAGAGCTCGAataaaagagagaggcaaagagagaggggaggggaaggggaggggagagggagctcAAAATTACAGGGAACACAACATTCACACACGAAACTGCGCAAGAGAGGGCCGGTAGGGAAGGCGGGGCGCATTTCTTTTTTGAATTTCGCCTTGTCCGCTGCGttcgctcttctcccctcctgacagaaggggagggagagaaggagagagcaagacgGACATGAAAAGAAGGCACCTCTGTCTTTCCTCGCAAGCAAGCTGTGGACGCCACCATGAACACGTGTTGTCGCTGCCCACGCCTTCCACCTACTCCTTGGAacgacgagggaggggggcaggaGGGATGAGGAAAAACGAAGGAACAGCCGCGTTCTTAGAAGTGTACAACAAGGTGGGTCATTATCGGTTGATTGCTCGCTTTATATCGCCgccgcgaaaaaaaaaaagaacaggGGAGGCAACGCTGCGCTGGCATGTGCGCGATCACTCAtctgtgtgagtgtgcggTCGTGGCGGCGAAGCACCAGCTCACAGGCTtgagggggggaggggggcggtggtgctgtcCTTTTCGCTGAGTCCggggagatggagagggagagcagacCAAACACTTCGCAGGGACAAGAAGCGTGAGGGAAAACGCACAGAGGTGAAAAAACGCATATACGTGCATGCGTGTACGCGGTGCAAGGCCCCCGCCTCTCACGCTGGGCTGAACGTCCACTCGCACATGCACATCGAGCCACAGTGGGCACGGAGATGTGCGGCACATatagagggagagcggaGTCAATCAGACTTTCGGATGATCCTGAAATGCCCAggcaagagggaggaggaggaggagggggtatGCAAGGAGGCACACGAGGCGCCTGTcggcgaggtgcagcgctgGTGGGGCAGAAGACGGTGGTGGGGAGCCCTCACTTCCGTTCTCAAGCAAACAACATTGCGGGCGCTAAATTAGTCGAAGGGtaagagagagcgagtgaATGGAGGCCAGACCTTGAAGGGCATGGTGGCAGTGCGACACCGCTCAACGGTCACAGCatcgtgcgcagctgcggttGCACCAATGTGCCCACACAAGTGCCAGCCAGGGGGCGATCAACTGCCCTGAGCAACAACGGTCAATGCTTAGATCACTCCTCCCACCCCGTCGCGACCATCCATCCTTGCGCCGTTGCAGCCCTAAaccttctcccctcctctctggGGCCATCGGCCATCCTGCGTCCCTGCATCGGTATGTCGATTTGGCCaacaacgaagaaaaaaaaaaacgacaacagcgaggaaaagagagatcgagagagagagagagaaagacatTAAAAACGAAGAAGGAAAAAACAACGGTGCACTCGGTGgagagcgcacgcagcagggAAACGCAGCGAGagacgcgtgtgtgcgagttcgtgtgtgccggtgacaaagaaaaggagcgaGCCGAAAAAAGTGAGGTGAATCGCGGAAGACACGCCCACGCGGGTCAGGGATAGCCCGCTTAGCCGCGCTGTGCCATGACCTCGTCAAAAatggcggcgctggtacCCCAGACTACAGCTATGACGCCAACAAAAAGCAGCAGGTAGGTGCAGACGTAGTGGAAGAAACCAGCGCTCGAGAAGGTCCAGTTGCCGGAGTACATGACCATGAGCGCTGGGTAGATGTAGCCAATGAAGCCGCCAGAGAAGCCACCGACGAGTCCAAAGACGACGTTGATGCGAGGCACGAAGAGACCGCAGATGAGCGACAATACGGCCATTgacccgcacacgcacgcgttcTTCCACCAGGCGATGTTGTGCACGTTTGTCTGGCACACGTAGTAGATGGCATCACGAACCGGGATCATGTGCAGACCGTAGCCGACGCACAGCTTCAACATGAGGCCACCGTAACCGACACCCATCATTGTATCCTTGACGGGGTTGTACTGCTTCAGCGCCGAGCCGGTGACCTTCGGGCCGAAGTCCAGGTAGCCGAAGAGACCAGCAAAGAAGTACAGCACAAAGCAAATACAAACTCCAATCGCGGATGCGATCGACATGCGGCGCACCGAAAACTTGTGCATCTCACCCGCCACCTCCATCGCGTTGAGCTGCGAGATGAAGGCGAAGAGAAAAGTGGCCAGGCCACCGATGGCGGTGTTGCCCTGGTTGAAGAGTTTCACAGCAGGGCGGGGGTTCTCTTGCAGGCCGTTCACGCCGCTGTGTATCACCATGGCGATCGCAAAGTAAACGACGAAGCAGATCGCGACGCAGGAGAAGTAGCGCAGCGAGTTGATCTCCTTCGGCAgacacagcggcagcatggcCACGAGCCACAGCACAAACGTCATGACACGCTGACCGGAGAGCGTCTGGAGGTACGCCGGAGCAGTCTCCGACGCGTCCAGGAAGGCCGTCAGCACATCCTTCAGCGAAATCGCGTACGACACCTCCGCACCAAAGCTGAGAAACCAGAGGCAGAAGGCGAGGAAGTAGCCTGCGCCGGGGCCCATCAGCGTGCGCACGATCTGCTCGTAGTTGCGCAGTCCCGTTTTCTTCGCGACAATGGCGAGGAGTATGTATGAGTAGATGGTGAGGTAGGCGATGACCACCATGTAGATCATGGCCACGATAATGCCTGCGGCGTTGAAGGCGGAGGGCAGCGCGATAATACCCGCGCCAATGCAAGAGCTGGCGAGGTTGATGCCAGAGGCCACGACGCCGCCATAGGGGAGGATGTAACTAAACCACCGCTGAAAGAAATTGAGCTCCGTGCGACGGCGTTGCACCCGCTCCGCCCGCTCGCGGTCCATGCGGGCAATGCGCTGTTCTGGGCTGTTGACTGAGAAGTCGAACGGGTCCACTCCTTTCTGCGAGTCTTCCGAAGTGGCTgccgctttctttttgtggCCCTCTACCTCGGCAGCGTACGCCTGCTCCTCGAGAAGCTCCGCACCGTCTCTGTTCGGGGAGTCGTACTCCCACTCGTGCCCGTGCGCGCTTTCGTTTGGGTAAGGCATCGCCGACTTTcctgtggcagcggtgggcattgctgtgtgtgcgtgcgtgtgtgtgtgtgtgcagggtgAGGTCCTGGGGTGCCTCTAGCGGAACGCCGTTgctgcgagagagagagagtgtgtgtggggtgaTCTTTGCCTGCAAGCCTGTGATGGTATTTCGTTGTCACGTATTCGAGAGCCGACCTCCGTGACCTTGTTCACTcgcggagagaagagaggaggtgtTCGGACGCTCGCATATATCTGTCGacggaagaggtggagaCATGGAGAGGGTAGAGTTCAAAGACATCATCATGGGCAGTGATACCCTTGCGTCTCTGCACCAAGGGGGCCAAGAAAGAGAACAGCACCACACCGAGAAGCGTTGACACGAGCGAGAGGCCGCGCGCGTCGTCACACGGTCGGAAGAGTGCTGGAATGAAAACAGAGAGGGGTAGGGGGAGAGAGCTTCCTCTTGTGTGCCCATTTGCTTTCCTCCCAATCTGCTCGTTCCCGGTGATGCGAGGGCACCGCAGCGTGCCACCTCAGGGCCCAGTGTGGTCACCCGGTGgggaagccaggcagcccctAACCTTATCCCCTGCAACACGTCaaaccacctctggtggtgacagagTCCGGCACCTACAATTtagagtgcgtgtgtggggggggggagggagggagctCGAGCGgtgtatcgctgctgatgttggCGGTCAGGGCCTGGATGGCATTGCATCGGAGCGGCCCGCGACAGCGAacacgcgtgcgccatcCATAGGATTAGGCAGAGTGTGTCCGCGCAACTCGAACGTACCtgttaccccccccccgcgctCACGCCGCCAACTGGTGTGGGAGGCCTCAGCCGCctgagagagagatgcaccATCGGTATCGACCAGCATGCTGGGAGGAGCGGCTCTGGGGCAGCCTACAAGGCGGCCGCAGTAGGTAGAGTTCGAGGCTGAAGGCCGTGCTCGAATgcacgaggcggcgcactGCTATAGCACCTGTCTACGGCCGCTACGCGCCACACGATGGGCCCTCCGAGGGTAGGGCGGAGGTGGGCTGAAGCAGAGCCTAAGTTTTACGGCAGAGGATGAACACGCTGAATAGGAAAACAGACACACCGTACGCTGTCGTGTGTGTAACAACGGTACTGACAGCTGTGTAGCCGTTGATGAACATGCAAGTAAGAAGCAGATAccagcagagggagggggcaatCAAGGCTCCGTTCTGGAcagtgcggcagcgagagaaagcgacGGGAATCGAAGAAGGCGGACAACGCGTACGccccgcctcctgctccgccgcaaCTGCACGCCGTGGCATTCAGACATGCACCGCCACACCATCAAGCGGGCATACGCCTGGCAGCTAGGAGACACGGAACCCTGCCACAAAAGCGCGCACCGTGTGTCAGAAGATGTACATCCGCTTGAGGGATGCGAGTCGGGACGCGGAGTGGCTCATCGCGTTCAGTGTCTCCCGCAGAGACTCGACGTccagggagggaggcgctgctgaatcACGCACCGCGGCGTCAACACCCCCTGTGGAGCTATCGTCCTCGCTAAAGGCGGTTGCCGCAGGCATAATGTCAGCCGGGGTCGACGAGGACGCCCCGTCAAgtccaccgctgccgtcgctgttcCGCCGGCATCTCAGAATGGCGACGGCCAGCAGTAGTTCCAGCCCCAGCGCGTACCCGTCCGCCTGCATGCCTGCTGCGGAATATGTCGTCAGCAAGTTGTGGATATCATTGCCAAAGCTGCCCTGGAGCTCGGAGCAGATACGCGCAAATGAGATGGCAACtcgctggtgctggcggcgcttctGGATGTCCGCCTCGCTCTGTGTCTTGGCTAGCTGCAGTCTCGACATGATCTCCCCCTTGCTCATGTCGGGCGGGTACTCCTGCTTGAGCACTGCCAGGCTCACGATCGTGAAGAGAAactcctgcagcggtgcctccACGTTCCTCAggcacgctgcggcggccagctTGTACTGCGCAATGCTCTCGCTGGGCAGCACGCCGGAGCGCTGGGTATCGTACGGGATGGAGATCTTTGCCTTGCTCACCTCAATGTAGCGCTCCACAATGGTGCGCGTCgccacggcaccgccggcgccgttcgTGCGCAGCTGATCGGCGGTGTAGCGCAGTGACTGCTCCACCAGCGTCATGAGCGAGATCGCGGCCTGCACATCCGCGCCGGCGTCCCCGCGAGCCTGCAAGAGCCTCTCCATCGTTGGCGGCTCGTCTGCTGTCGCGCCGGCATGCCTCAGTGGGGGGAAGACGTAGAAGAGCCAattgcggcggtgcagctcgcggtactgcagcaccgccgcatAAAGCAGCCGGTACCACTCCGCCGTCTCATCAATGCGGCCACCTGGCACGAGCAGGCCGTAGTGCTGGATGAACTCCGCGATGGAGATGCCCACCTTGGCCTCGATGTAGACGCGGAACAGCGGTGTGAGCTGCGCCCACAGCTGGCGCGCTCTGGCgtggagctgcgcctcgaAGGTGCAGCGATCCGTCTGCGGAGGCCACGtcaggagaaggcggcgcaccacccGCTTCTTGCGTTCGTCCACCGCAATCAAGTCATCCCAGTTCTCCACAAACTCGATAGCGCCGGCCTgagcagagagaaggacaTTGTCGGGAGACGTGCAGTCTAGCCGGAacgccagccgccgcgggTTCACAGCAAACAGGTCTACGACTGCGTgagctgccgcctcctccttgcccGTGAACGAgactgcggcagcatcagcacTGCGGTGGCACGCCGTCGACCCCGCCGCGTACCAGTCCAACAAAGGAAAGGGCAACGTCTGTCGCGTCTGTGGGAAGAGGTTCAGCATGAagtggctgcagcggcgcagctgggtGGTCAgatcctcttcctctgctggCAGCACTGCACCCAGTCGCAGTGCCTGCAAGAGGTGCTCCAGCTTTGGTACCAGCTCcacgcagtggcagcggaAAGAGATCCAGTCACGGAGACATGCATCCTGCTGCTctgcgatggcgccgccgccgccgccctggcCCTGCGCAAACAccttgcgcagcaccgccgagtATGAGAACTCCTCAATCGAGTTAAGGTGCACCCGGTACAGCCCCTCCCTCGTGATGGTAGCGTCGAGGAAGTCCTCCATGGATTCACCCGGCTCGCTAACGCACTCGAAAAGCTCAGAGCTTGACACGTGGTTAAGGAGCGATGGCGaagccgtcggcgtcgaATCGAACGACGTATTCCaggcgatggcggtggcgccgttCGTGGGCGACGTGAGAGGCAACCCTTCTCGGCCTGGCCGGACGGCGCTCTGAACCGTAATCCTCCGCCTTTCCGCATCCACCGACACGGCGCACGGATCCTGCATGATGGCGAAGTCGAGCGTCTCCTCGCTCGCCGTCGTGGGCATGGCCGACCGAGGAGTAGAGATGCCTCGGTACGCCTCTGTATCTCTCATGACGGCTGAGCCGTTGGAGGGGTATATGGGACTGCCGTGTCCTGCGGCCGCACCTTCACCTGCTAGAGCGACGGGCGCGCCGTCCTTGTCGACGCCAAACTCCTCCATCACCTCCATTTCTTTGATGGAGATGCCCTTGCTGAGCGCTCGGATGCAGCGGTCGAAGTAGGACTCGATGGTCGTCGCAAAGCGCTCGTAGTTTGGCGGATGGTCGCAGTCGTTGCACCCGCCCATCTCGACCGGCAGCACGCTCGCGTCGatgcgcttcagcagctcgccCTTCCTGATGTCGCcggcggagaagagaaagatgCAGTCGCTGATCACCTTGGGCAGCTGCCGTAGCAGCGGCTTCATCACAAACGTCAGCGCACTACTCATGTTGCAGATGAACATGCGGGAAACGACGCCAGGGAAGAACTTGCTGATGCGCAGTGCCATCTCCTTCTGGAAGATCAGGTCCGTGTTGCGAAGCATCGAAGCGTTTTCTTGATTGATGAGCCAcgtcaccatcgccgccgggTTCTTTCGGTcgcagcgcacacaccagCTGAGAAACATATCCATGTTCGCCTGCCGCTCcggccgctgctccgccttgGGGCTGTCGCGCGCGGTGTTGAAGTAGAGCACCGGATGCCCTTCTTTATCTCTTCCAATGTACTGCACAATGCCCGCCCGCATCGATTTGCGCAGACTGTCCGTCATAGTGTACTTGGCGAATACCGTGCGCTCCATATCAtcgcgccgtcgcagctTGGCGACCGTCTCCGCAACATCGAATTTTTTGTTGGCGAGGAAGAGATAAATCCACCCATCGAGGTAGCTGTGGTTGATCCCCACGGTCCGCTTCACCTCCTTGAGTGCCGCCACGTGCTCACGGGGGCATTGAAACATCCCCgccaacgcgcgcgcgcactccgtcgtgcgtgtgcaacACTACGTGGCAAGTCCAGAAAAGGTACAGGGGAAGTTCGGTGGCGGAGCACTACGCTGTTTTGAGAAACACCAATCGTCTTTAATCAGCCGTCGCAGCGAGACGCAGGGGTAccgacgcggcggaggcagaggcgccTTGCACTTTTCCGTGACCGTCGTCCGTATATTTTGTGTCCCTCGTCGTTGTCCGCGTGTGGAGGTGACCCCTCCGCAGCGCAGAGGGGTGTCTGTGCGTCAGTGCCGCAACGGCACGCCAACACACtaccacgcacacacgcacgtacgcgccAAGATGGTCAGTGCTGGCGAGGgcgagcaaaaaaaaagaggaaaagagtCGAGTTTATAGCACGtcgccttgccgctgcttctcgaCAGCGCATCACACCGTCTCCGTGCGATGAGGTGGACCTGTGAAAACGAGGAGAAAGGATGCGCTTGAGagagtgcagcagcagcagcgaggatgaTGACGCCCTATCGCCGTTTGTTTGaccccccctctctcggtGTATTGCACGTCTTCGCTTCTTCCCCTTCGCACGTGGGTGGCTGTGTGTCTCTTGGCGCTCTACGTTGTGCGGGGAGACGCCGGTGAATCGCGATGCGTTGGAGGTGTGCAGAGGTCAAAGAAGCAGCAAGTGAgctcggcgcgctgcacagaGGTGTTCGTTGTTACCCCTTTTTCGCCACAACGAGCGAGGGGCGAGACGATAAAAGAGGCCGAAGCAGCCGTGAGGAAAGATGAACGGTGCAGAGCGGCAGTTGCGTGTGGCGGAGATCCACAATGCGCCGTACTGACGTTGtcttgtgtctgtgtgtgtgtgtgtgttgtctTGTACAGACGATGGGGTGAGCGTATGTGTACGTGCGGGGACGCGCTGGGCGTTAGGGCAAGATAGGtttctcgccctctcttcctcccgcTATGTGACGAGCTCGCCAGTGCAGTGAGAGTCTCTAcagagacgaagaggagcCGTACAATTCTAGTGCTGCCATCCACCAGCGTAGCTGGGGTAGCGTCGACCCCACTGGATCCGCTGTTCGCCCCCTCAATGACCGACCCTCCGAGGGCAAATGGGCCACCACGGCACGCCGGGTCTGTGCCGCTTGAGGGAGCTCAGAACCCAGAAAACCGCAAAGTGCTTCTTtacaaagagagagacgagtCGGCGACCTGCACGAAACGGACgccggcggtgtcggcgggagagaggggggaaggtgGTAGGCGGAGTGGCTGTGACACACCCACGCCTGAAGGCTGGTGGGGCAAGCACACCGCGCACATACTCTGCGTGACAGAAATCGGGCGCCCGTAGGACAgcgatgtgcgtgcgcccgGCAAGCATGCGCGCCAGACAGAGGATCCCCTCGCTacggaaggaggaggggggggggcagcaggGCATATTAAGAGAGCAGGTGAGCGCTGCACAGTAGGCAGAGCTACAGGAGCGGGAGGGCCTCGCTTTACCGCTGTGAAATCGATTGATTGCGTGTGAAGGGCAAAGAGGAGAAAGCCGGCATGCGCAGCGCATGGGAGCGGCGCTAAGCCACCGCGTATCAGCGCCCGCAATCGCGTCCGACGGCGCCCGATCAGAGTGTCGCAGCGAGGTCGTCGGCAGAGAACtcaagcgccgctgccgctaaCGGACTTGCGGCAGGGAGCGAAGCCTCCACTCTGTCATTGTGGCTGGTCACAGCGACTTTCGCATATGCAGCGGCCGTCGTAGTCCGCTCAATCGCCTGCACCACAGCGTAGCGCACTAGTGGCGGTACGAGGAAGGGGTGTGCGTGGCAGATATGGGCAAGGAGATCGAGGCCCCTTGCGATCCCTGAGCTGCCACGGCCCCGCTgatgcaccgcctccaccgctcGTGAAAAAGACTCCGGTGCCACGCCAAACGGCTCGTACAGCCCCTCAAAGGAGGTAAGAAGCTCCAAGAGCTCGTCTGCCTggccctccacctccagcagTCGAATATAGGCCATCAATGTACTGCTGGTGTGCAGGACCATCTTGCCGGATACGTGcacgtgctggaggcgcttCCACAGAGTACGGGCCTCGACGCGGCTCTCTGCCGTTCCCTCTCGCAGAAGCGCGATCATGaccgctgctgtggtggcgggCGTTTCTCTTACCTTGTAGGCGCGCAAATTCTTCTCATATAGCTCTTTGGCGTGGCTGCCCGGACTGCAGGCGAGGTACGCGTTCCACACGTGCGTGCTGGAGAGAAGCGAATCGGCATGGCGCGTACAGGCCTTGTCGGTGATGCGATCTGTCGCCTCTTGCATCTCCGCCAAGGAGGCGCCACAGCGGTGCAGTGCCCGCAGATACTCACCCCACGCTAAGGCAGGCATGTACGCTGGCCCGGAagcgcgcgcaggtgcagATGGAGACGGGGAGGGACGAGATCGATGCAGGCAGAAACGCTCCGCCAGGGACTTCATTTTCGCTGTTTCGCTTCCGGAAAACGGGCTGCCGTTGAGCCTGTGCAAACCCATcaccgacagcagcggtgccgacACGACAGGATCCCAGCGAGGCgagaaggcagcagcagtgccgttGCTCTTCGTGCCGTTATCGTCGAGAGATCTGCCTCCGTGCGTGATACATGCGATCGCGCCAGCATCCGCTTCCTCAAATGGCTTGTGTAgtgccacacacaccttATCTAGCTCCTCCAAGGACGGTGCAGTGAAGAAGGGCCTCGAGCTACTGCATCGCGCAGTCTCCAGGAACAGCGCGATCATGTGCGAGCGATCCTCGTGCACAGCCTTCATCGACTCAGACGAGCTCATAGCGGGGAGCGCAACCAGTGCCGACCACCGCTGCACCAGAGACACCACAATGGCGGAGGCCATGTGCCAGTCCCTGAAGGTGCTGAGACACAGAACTGCGTAGAGGGCAACGGCTCGCTGCATCTCATGTGAGTAGTGAAGTGCACGCAGAGCCGCCGAGAGAAGAGACTCTAGTCGATCACAGGTCTCCGGGGCCGGACTACGCTGGAAGCGCTCGGATTTTAAGTAGACCATTAAGCGCTGTGCTGGCGCCggaagccgcggcggcagcatccgCTCGATCACCTCCGGCGAGAGGGATGGTGGCGTGCGGGCTTCGCGGATCACGCAGTGCCGCATCACATCAGCCGAGCGCAGGCGCTGTCGCAGACGCGTGTCTCCACCactcgtgctgcgccacgcaCCAAACATGATGCGAGGAGTGGGCCATAGAGAGCCGATGCTCGGCCGAGTAGCGCTGTCAGCGGGCGACGCCTCAGCGCTTGAGCGGGCCAGCCTTGCCGGGGAGTCATGAGTAGCATAACGTGCGTCCAGCTCCTGCGCCAGGGTCGTCAGTTCCTGTGCGGCGGTAAGTGACGTCGCGGGCGTTTCGTCGATGTGCTTGGCACTGGCAGACGTGGAGACGACGTGCTGATGCACCAGCGCTGTGCTGTGAGCCTCGAGAAAAGCACTGATGTACTGCTCCTTGTGGTAGGGGTTTGTTACCGCTTTTTTCTCCCGCAGGCGACGGGTCTCAGCGCGCGCTACTCGTTGAGCTGCCCTGCGCAACTCGAGCGACGGCGCATCGAGCACAGACCCGGCGAAGAGATGACAAGTGCGCCGCATGGCCGGTGAAGAGCAGTCTTtcgcgtgcacgcacacacacacacacgtgaaaGCGGCAGGGACGCGTGCACGCcacgaagaggagagggaggagggcagagagagaagcgataGGATCGACTTACCGAAGACACCGCAACGCATTCGTCACCTGCGCAGCCGAACGTGTTATCGGCGATCGGGTATCAGTGCAGATGTGTATGGGCTTGTGTCTGTGGAGCGGGGAGGTGGACACCGGTTGTTgtgcgttgccgccgtctACTTCAACCGCCCCCATCGCATACAGCGAGTTCTGCGGCTATGAAAAAAGAGGATGATCGGAGAggcaaaacaacaacagtgGCTCGTTAAAGAGCACGTGCAGAGGAACGCACACGACACACAGAGGcaggggagagaaagagacactAGGAGAAGACGACGGCAAAGATTGGCAGGAAGAGAACAAAAAGCGATGGAGTCAGTGAGACGGGGACACATCCGTTCGATGAGCCCACGCAGCCCCCCAATCCCCCATttgcacacgcgtgcgttAGAGGGCCGGCTGTCTCCACGGAATCAGTAGTTCCCGCAGCCCCTTTTGTTGTTCGTCGCCTCCTGACTACAACCCCAGCGCCTctcgcagctcctccagctctcGCTGATGAGACGCCATGAGCTCAGTCTGGCGCTTCAGCTCCGCAATGCTGACACGAAGGCGGCTAagtcggcgacgacgacacgtGTGCTCAGGGGCCTCTGAAGCGCTCCAGATGAAGCCATCGTCGCCTcgcagctcttcctctctgGACGGCCAGCGCGTGGCGTAGGCCCATGGCCCTACTTCCCAGTCCTTCAGATCCTTCACGAGACTCCTGACACGGTTTGTAGAGCTTCGCGCTAAATCGTGTTCTTTGGACCACGCCCTCGCCTCCGAAGCATCGGCCCACCGCCActccgacgccgcggccgcagcggggTCTCTTACGGCAGTGCGgttgagctgctgcaggtcgACGGCATGCCCGTCTTGCGCATCGTCGTAGGGGAAGGTGGCGTGTAGCCGCCATGCTGCATCCTTGGCAGACACCCGCTCTTCGTTCTGGAAGATGGTCACCATATCGTAGGGGTGGAGGCTCGCCAAGTCCCTggcctgctgcaggcgcaggtCTTCCAGCTCCAATCGGTATTTGTCT
This window of the Leishmania donovani BPK282A1 complete genome, chromosome 31 genome carries:
- a CDS encoding amino acid transporter aATP11, putative — translated: MPTAATGKSAMPYPNESAHGHEWEYDSPNRDGAELLEEQAYAAEVEGHKKKAAATSEDSQKGVDPFDFSVNSPEQRIARMDRERAERVQRRRTELNFFQRWFSYILPYGGVVASGINLASSCIGAGIIALPSAFNAAGIIVAMIYMVVIAYLTIYSYILLAIVAKKTGLRNYEQIVRTLMGPGAGYFLAFCLWFLSFGAEVSYAISLKDVLTAFLDASETAPAYLQTLSGQRVMTFVLWLVAMLPLCLPKEINSLRYFSCVAICFVVYFAIAMVIHSGVNGLQENPRPAVKLFNQGNTAIGGLATFLFAFISQLNAMEVAGEMHKFSVRRMSIASAIGVCICFVLYFFAGLFGYLDFGPKVTGSALKQYNPVKDTMMGVGYGGLMLKLCVGYGLHMIPVRDAIYYVCQTNVHNIAWWKNACVCGSMAVLSLICGLFVPRINVVFGLVGGFSGGFIGYIYPALMVMYSGNWTFSSAGFFHYVCTYLLLFVGVIAVVWGTSAAIFDEVMAQRG